The Coregonus clupeaformis isolate EN_2021a unplaced genomic scaffold, ASM2061545v1 scaf4003, whole genome shotgun sequence nucleotide sequence agcaaccaaCGAAACAaaaaatgacgatacgtgaagtcctctgtgacactgacagaacatggaacaaaaacccacaccccaaggtgaaaacacacagtttaaatatggctcccaatcagagataactgagccgacagctgacactcgttaccactgattgggagtcacacgaacaaccaagacaacacacccaaagacaaccaaccaaaacacaacaaaacgaacacaccctggctcaacatacaaagtcccggagccagagcgtgacagttaTAAGGTGAAATGGTGAGGTTATAAAGATACATTAAGGGGTCATTAGGGTGcatcactctcctctccttcatatgCACTGACTTGAAAATacaggatagatagagagaagcAATATTGAATTCCTTCATATGCACTGACTTCATATGTACTGacaggagggggaggatgggtgggTTATAGGGAGGAGATTTGAAAATACAGGATAGATGGAGAAAAGCAAGATCTTTCTTTCTTCCTATTATGAGACAAATCAAGGGTTTCAAAGGCTAATCAAACATTGTTGGCGGAATCTTTTTTGTGCAAACATAGTCTCCTAGGCCTTAATCTACAACTGTCATTACAATAACGACAGTAATCTGtctattgtaattaattatattcAACTGCCCTATTTTCAAGTCCATCAATGTGTGTCCTGGGTGACAAAGCATATCAGTTGTTGAAGAGACAAGAGCTTTCTCTGTGTTACAGCTTTATCTTGTCACAGTGTTTCATCTTGCCTTCCAGTCAGTTTGTACGGCTGCCAAAGCAAACAACTTGACTCTGAAATGTCATTTACTCTTAATCATGTTGGAAAGTAATTACATTGAAGTGGGTGAGGGAGACACAATAAAGCACAGAGTAATCTCATTTATCAGACACAAGTGACCCCCGCAAATGAATCGTCAgacagggtgtgtttgtgtgcgcacaCGCAagccacacatttacatttacatttaagtcatttagcagatgctcttatccagagcgacttacaaattggaaacacacacagacataccccccccacccccaaacacacaccaaaGGCCGTTACATACTGGCTGTCCTACCTAGGCTGGCTAAGCTGTCGTTTATGGTGACCTTGTCGTTGAGACACAGCTGGGTGTCCTCCAGGGAGAAGTTGTGGAAGCGCAGGTGGACCACGTTTACCGTCGGGCACCTTGATGTGCCACTGGCAGCGGGCACCGTTACTGTAGCTGCCGGGTGCCCCATGCTAGACAGCACGCCGCTCTCGCCAGTCATATCCTTCAGCCCACCGCAGCCAGATgctacggagagagagaggagggaaatggAGGGGGAGTGAGTTAAAGGGAGGACAGAGAAGGAGAAATGAGGGGGGAGGAcaggaagggacagagagagaaagaggggggtcggaaagagggagagagagagagagagagagagagagagagagagagagagagagagagagagtgagtgagtgaatgagtgagtgagacagGAGGTGGAGGATGGGTGGGTtatagggagaagggagaggagagggagacatttgagagatacatggaggagagagaaagaaagaggggatgggcaggagagagttagagagagaaagagagagagagagatgcgagaGGAGCAGAAAAACAGATGTCACGTCACTCCAAATCAACCAAAAAAGCTTGAGATTAAAACCGGTTTGGACCAGTTGGACCAGTTCAGAGTCAGAACCTACTGTGCTGGTTGTACATGTCCCTGCGGATGACATTCTCCATCCAGGGGATGTAGGCCGAGGCGCGGGTGAACACAGAGGGCTTCTTGTCCATGATGCAGCCGTTGGGGCCAAAGCTGGTGATGCCATGCACCTCCCAGGGAGCATTGGGAGAGTCCTGGCACACCAGGGGACCGCCCGAATCCCCCTGTGTCACATGACAACAGCACTTCATATTGATGACATCAACACAACCATGACATCATTCATATATCATTGACATGGTGAAATTAATCAAATAGTCTTTCTTTGTTTAAATCATGTAATCACTGCAAAAGTCAATGGATTTCTTTTTGCATTATACAGTATAATAGACTTTTCCACTTGGTCTCAAAGCGCTTTCTATAGTATGCGGGTATATATCCCACAGAGTACCTGACAGACAGACTTGAGCTCGTCAGGCAAGGTGTAGCCCATGCAGATCATGGAGGTCTTGACCTGGAACCACCAGTAGTCCATCCTCTTACAGGTGTTGAATGGCACCACCGGCAGGGCCACCTGGTTCAGGGCCTCAGCCACTTTGGCATTCATGGAATCGCCTGATTAAAAAAAGATAGGACCAGTTCATTTGTTGTCTGGTCCTCAGCTACTTTGGTATTCATGAAATCGCCTGATTAAAAATAAATTGGTTGCTCCAGTTAATTTTATTGTTATCAACTGATAGTGCTTGACATTTGTTTTTGCCTAATCCTTTTAGAAGCTTTTTCATAGAAAACaaaaggctgtgtttacacaggcaggccaattctgatctttttcacTACTTGgtatcagatcagctctgaaaagatctaatgtgaaaagatctgatgtgaaaagatctgatgtgaaaagatctgatgtgaatggtcaaaataccaattagtgcctgtgtaaacgcagctaaAGTAGTGTGCAGAGAGATCAACATTGAAATTCAGTGGATGTATTTTCAATTGTTAACCAACAGATGGGGTGAAAGCACCGGAAGAACTGGACCAGGTTTGGCAGTATGGAAATGGGAAACAGGTCAAGAAATGTATTATCGTGGTTGGATGGATTGTTGCATTTTGTTGTAGCTTGTATGTGCTTGTATATATTTGTGGGAGTCCTATGGTTATTTCTGATGGGAGAATGAGGTCACAATCCTAACATCATGCTCTGACTGAATCCCACTTATCTGCACAATGCATATTGTAGCAACCGTAACCCAACCCCTAAGCGACCTCGTCAAGAGATTTGGATCTCTTGGCATAAGGTGTTATTAAAACCtacctaaccagaaaccgtggatagatggcagcattgcgcaaaactgaaagcgcaaccaccgcatttaaccatggcaaggtgactgggaatatggcagaatacaaacagtgtagctactctctcggcaaggcaattaaactggcaaaacatcagtattgagacaaagtggagttgcaattcaacggctcagacacgagacgtatgtggcaggggtcTACAGaaaatcacggactacaaaaggaaaaccagccacgtcgccgacaccgacgtctcgcttccagacaagctaaacaccttcttcgcccgctttgaggataacgaCGTGGCCCAGTATCAAGGACTGTGGACTCTCCTTCTcggtggccgacgtgagtaagacatttaagcatgttaacccctgcaaggctgccggcccagacggcatccctagccgtaaATCTCtcccctatcccagtctgctgtccccacatgtttcaagatggccaccattgttcctgtaccaagaaagtaaaggtaactgaactaaatgaatatcgccccatagcactcacctctgtcatcatgaagtgctttgagagactagtcaaggatcatattacctctaccttacctgtcaccctagaccaactacaatttgcttaccgccccaatagatccacagacgatgcaatcgccatcacactgcacactgccctatcccatctggacaagaggaatacctatgtaagaatgctgttcattgactatagctcagcattcgacaccatagtaccctccaagctcatcattgcttgaggccctgggtctgaacccgccctgtgcaactgggtcctggacttcctgacgggccgcccccaggtggtgaaggtaggaaacaacatctccactttgctgatcctcaacactggggccccacaagggtgcgtgctcagccccctcctgtactccctgttcaaccatgactgtgtggccaagcacgcctccaactcaatcatcaagtttgcagacgacacaacagtagtaggcttgattaccaacaatgacgaaacagcctacagggaggaggtgagggctctgggagtgtggtgccaggaaaataacctctcactcaacgtcaacaaaacaaaggagatgatcgggacttcaggaaacagcagagggtgcaccccctatccacatcgacgggaccgcagtggagaaggtggaaagcttcaagttccttggcgtacacatcactgacaaactgaaatggtccacccacgcagacagtgtggtgaagaaggcgcaacgaacctcttcaacctcaggaggctgaagaaatttgacttggcacctaaaaccctcaaacttttacagatgcacaattgagagcatcctgtaggGCTGTATccccgcctggtacggcaactgcaccgcccgcaaccacagggctctccagagggtggtgcggtctcccgccctccaagacacctacatcacccgatgtcacaggaaggccaaaaagataatcaaggacatcaaccacccgagccactgcctgttcaccccgctatcatccagaaggcgaggtcagtacaggtgcatcaaagatgGGACAGAGATAatgaaaacagcttctatctcaaggccatcagactgttaaatagccatcactagcacattagaggctgctgctgcccatTGAAATATCTAGCAactaagaaatggaacactagtcactttaataatgtttacatatcgtGAACTACTCATTTCATATCTATATactatattctataatattctactgtatcttatcttagtccatgccgctctgtcattgcttgtccatttacagctctggaaaaattaagagaccactgcaaaaatataagtttctctggttttactatttataggtatgtagctcagttggtagagctgatgctttgcaacgccagggttcgggttcgattcccatggggggccagtatgaaaaataaataaaaataataataataaaaataaaaaataaatatgtatgcactcactaactgtaagtcgctctggataagagcgtctgctaaatgactaaaatgtaaaatgtaaaaatgtgtttgggtgaaattaaatTTTTTGTTtcattctataaactactgacaacattgctcccaaattccaaataaaaatattgtcatttagagcatttatttgcagaaaatgacaactggtcaaaataataaaaaatgcagtgttgtcagacttcgaataatgcaaagaaaataagttcatgttcatttttaaacaacacaatactaatgttttaactaaggaagagttcagaaatctatatttggtggaataaccctgattttcaatcacagctttcatgcgtcttggcatgctctccaccagtctttcacattgatgttgggtgactttctgccactcctggcgcaaaaattaaAGGCAGCTCTGCTTtttttgatggcttgtgaccatccatcttcctcttgatcacattccagaagttttcaatggggttcaggtctggagattggcctggccatgacagggtcttgatctggtagtcctccatccacaccttgattgacctggctgtgtggaatggcgcattgtcctgctggaaaaaccaatcctcagagttgggggaacaatgtcagagcaaaaaggaAGCAAgctttcttccaggacaaccttggacgtggcttgattcatgtgtccttcacaaagacaaatctgcccgattccagcattgctgaagcacccccagatcatcaccgatcctccaccaaatttcacagtgggtgcgagacactgtggcttgtaggcctctccaggtctccgtctaaccattagacaaccaggtgttgggcaaagctgaaaattggactcatcagagaagatgaccttactccagtcctctacggtccaatcctaatggtc carries:
- the LOC123490446 gene encoding CUB and peptidase domain-containing protein 1-like, which produces MNAKVAEALNQVALPVVPFNTCKRMDYWWFQVKTSMICMGYTLPDELKSVCQGDSGGPLVCQDSPNAPWEVHGITSFGPNGCIMDKKPSVFTRASAYIPWMENVIRRDMYNQHTSGCGGLKDMTGESGVLSSMGHPAATVTVPAASGTSRCPTVNVVHLRFHNFSLEDTQLCLNDKVVDTGFRASWKAVDPCEGEWSWASGPPGRLWIPVRVSGAGLQGLLEGCGSQ